The following coding sequences are from one Arthrobacter sp. 24S4-2 window:
- a CDS encoding FAD-dependent monooxygenase, translating to MVTEQDPGATSEPTLADLSKALITVYGTDYGIHSPTWITRFTDMTRQAASYREGRVLLAGDAAHVHYPAGGQGLNIGVQDAVNLGWKLAQVVNGTSPASLLDTYQAERHPIAARVLRNTMAQTALMRPADARLEALRETVAELLSMEEPRKRFAGMMSGLDVHYDVGHYDGGEGHPLLGRRMPDLDLVTADGPLRVFTLLHGARPVLVNLGEPGGFDTAPRPDRVRLIDAQYGGTWELPAIGEVAAPGAVLIRPDGYVAWVGDRARLGLADALTTWFGPPAAA from the coding sequence ATGGTGACCGAACAGGACCCCGGAGCCACCAGCGAACCGACCCTGGCCGATCTCAGCAAAGCACTCATCACTGTCTACGGAACCGATTACGGGATTCACAGTCCCACTTGGATCACCAGGTTCACAGACATGACCCGGCAGGCCGCGTCTTACCGGGAGGGACGGGTGCTGCTGGCCGGCGACGCCGCACACGTGCATTACCCGGCGGGTGGACAGGGCCTCAACATCGGTGTCCAGGATGCCGTGAACCTGGGATGGAAACTGGCCCAGGTTGTCAACGGGACATCCCCAGCCAGCCTGCTGGATACGTACCAAGCTGAACGCCACCCCATCGCTGCGCGCGTGCTGCGTAACACGATGGCGCAAACCGCGCTCATGCGTCCGGCCGATGCGCGCCTCGAGGCCTTGCGCGAGACCGTGGCCGAGCTGCTGAGCATGGAGGAGCCGCGCAAGCGCTTCGCCGGGATGATGTCCGGTTTGGACGTCCATTACGACGTCGGGCATTACGACGGCGGCGAGGGTCACCCGCTGTTGGGGCGCCGCATGCCCGACCTCGATCTGGTCACCGCCGACGGCCCGCTGCGGGTTTTCACCTTGCTGCACGGTGCACGGCCTGTCCTTGTCAACCTCGGTGAGCCCGGCGGCTTCGATACTGCTCCTCGGCCGGACCGGGTCCGGCTGATCGACGCCCAATACGGTGGTACCTGGGAGCTTCCGGCAATCGGGGAGGTGGCGGCCCCCGGCGCCGTGCTGATTCGACCCGACGGATATGTGGCCTGGGTGGGAGACCGGGCCCGGCTGGGGCTAGCCGACGCGCTCACCACCTGGTTCGGACCGCCTGCCGCGGCGTAG
- a CDS encoding histidine phosphatase family protein — MTQTTFALVRHGQTDWNAQRRLQGSTDIPLNDVGRGQAGDAVAVLSGYEWDTIVSSPLSRAAETADLIAEGLGLSVARRVPELTERSFGPAEGLQAGPELDALRTPGGFRGAESEDEAASRGLAALEVLAEEFSGRRVLVVAHGTLIRVSLSRAIGRTLQSIDNAVLNVAHHHAVDGWQLEYFNGERVVTAVQG; from the coding sequence ATGACCCAAACGACGTTCGCCCTTGTCCGCCACGGCCAGACAGACTGGAATGCGCAGCGCCGGCTGCAGGGTTCCACCGACATTCCGCTGAACGACGTCGGACGCGGCCAGGCGGGCGACGCCGTCGCTGTCCTGTCCGGCTACGAGTGGGACACGATCGTGTCCTCACCGCTGAGCCGTGCCGCAGAAACCGCCGACCTGATTGCCGAAGGACTCGGGCTCAGCGTTGCCCGGCGCGTGCCGGAACTCACCGAGCGTAGCTTCGGACCAGCAGAGGGCCTGCAGGCCGGCCCCGAACTCGACGCCCTGCGTACGCCCGGTGGTTTCCGCGGCGCGGAAAGCGAGGACGAGGCGGCCAGCCGCGGGCTGGCCGCCCTGGAAGTGCTGGCCGAGGAATTCAGTGGCCGCCGCGTCCTGGTCGTCGCCCACGGGACCCTCATCCGCGTAAGCCTCAGCCGCGCCATCGGCCGCACCCTGCAAAGCATCGACAACGCGGTGCTCAACGTCGCCCACCACCATGCCGTTGACGGCTGGCAGCTCGAATACTTCAATGGCGAGCGGGTTGTGACTGCTGTCCAGGGCTGA
- a CDS encoding SGNH/GDSL hydrolase family protein, with the protein MTTNDKDLSGRRPRSAVAGAAYVEGASHHPWRRYVALGDSFTEGVGDPDPRSPGGVRGWADRAAEELSIGHEEFAYANLAVRGLLLEQILERQIGPALALEPDLITLSAGGNDMVFHSSDPDKLADRLDAGVELLSSAGATLVLFTGPDWGSTPFLGRNRTKVAVFNENIRAIASRHDAVIADLWGIRELRNPRMWDQDRLHLSPLGHHAVALMVLDTLGVPHRLRPLEPGAVPPRNWQQARAGDLVWARRYLLPWAWHRLRKRAAMDEPRAKRPTAAPPATSAPVTGFVVHSFRQ; encoded by the coding sequence GTGACCACGAATGACAAGGACCTGTCAGGGCGTCGGCCCCGCAGTGCAGTCGCTGGTGCTGCGTACGTCGAGGGTGCAAGCCACCACCCGTGGCGCCGGTACGTTGCCTTGGGGGATTCGTTCACGGAGGGTGTGGGTGACCCCGACCCTCGGAGTCCAGGCGGAGTACGCGGTTGGGCTGATCGTGCAGCGGAGGAGCTGAGCATCGGCCACGAGGAGTTCGCGTACGCGAATCTCGCCGTGCGCGGCCTGCTGTTGGAGCAGATCCTGGAACGGCAGATCGGGCCTGCGTTGGCATTGGAGCCGGACCTGATCACGCTTTCGGCCGGAGGCAACGACATGGTTTTCCACAGCAGCGATCCGGACAAGTTGGCTGACAGGCTCGACGCCGGGGTGGAGCTCTTGAGTTCTGCCGGCGCCACCCTGGTGCTGTTCACCGGGCCCGACTGGGGATCAACGCCCTTCCTGGGCCGTAACCGGACCAAGGTCGCGGTTTTCAATGAAAACATCCGGGCCATCGCATCCCGGCACGACGCCGTGATCGCCGATCTGTGGGGTATCCGGGAGCTCAGGAACCCGCGGATGTGGGATCAGGACCGACTTCATCTTTCCCCGCTGGGCCACCACGCCGTGGCATTGATGGTGCTGGACACGCTTGGTGTCCCGCACCGGCTCCGGCCGCTGGAACCCGGAGCCGTGCCGCCGCGCAACTGGCAACAGGCAAGGGCAGGAGATCTTGTGTGGGCGCGCAGATATCTCCTGCCGTGGGCATGGCATCGACTCCGGAAGCGTGCCGCCATGGATGAACCGAGGGCAAAGCGACCCACCGCAGCCCCGCCTGCCACCTCGGCGCCGGTGACCGGGTTCGTCGTTCATTCTTTTCGCCAGTGA
- a CDS encoding transferase: MSRKIETVEDDAGKVTTYHRHPNGGGLIGRGADVDDTSFISATSYVEAGAWVGSGCRVGGGSWIDRKARIGHRAVIGEAVYVGPGAVVGNRAHVGSHSRIGAGAVIGHGVHLHGDTTVSPGSHILSRSKPPASPSSRSRSDGNCRVRKAA; encoded by the coding sequence ATGAGCAGGAAAATCGAAACAGTCGAAGACGACGCCGGGAAGGTCACCACCTACCACCGGCATCCGAATGGCGGCGGCCTCATCGGGCGCGGCGCCGACGTGGACGACACCTCGTTCATCAGCGCAACATCATACGTGGAGGCCGGCGCCTGGGTGGGATCGGGATGCCGCGTCGGCGGCGGCAGCTGGATCGACCGGAAGGCCCGTATTGGGCACAGGGCAGTCATCGGTGAGGCCGTGTACGTTGGGCCGGGCGCGGTGGTCGGCAACCGCGCACATGTCGGCAGCCACTCCCGGATCGGAGCAGGCGCCGTTATAGGCCATGGGGTCCACCTGCACGGGGACACCACGGTCTCCCCGGGAAGCCACATATTGTCCAGAAGCAAGCCGCCGGCAAGTCCTTCGTCGAGGTCCCGTTCGGACGGCAACTGTAGGGTGCGAAAGGCTGCCTGA
- a CDS encoding MarR family transcriptional regulator, translating to MYESGRELSTAAVMFHTALSELRGLSATEGKAIDILMRFGPMTAGEFGEHSGLAPASVTGLMQRLEGNGIARRVRHGEDKRKVLIDLVGDQAAAAAPYFADFMGGLAALLEGYSDDQLRTIADFSTRAARIQQEAAGRLAKSPEAVEHVSIV from the coding sequence GTGTACGAGTCGGGCCGGGAGTTGTCGACGGCGGCCGTTATGTTCCACACGGCGCTGTCCGAGCTGCGCGGGCTGTCCGCGACGGAAGGCAAGGCGATCGATATCCTCATGCGCTTCGGGCCAATGACTGCGGGTGAGTTTGGTGAGCATTCCGGGCTCGCGCCTGCGTCGGTGACCGGTTTGATGCAGCGGCTGGAGGGCAACGGCATCGCACGCCGGGTTCGCCATGGGGAGGACAAGCGCAAGGTCCTCATCGACCTAGTAGGCGACCAGGCAGCAGCCGCGGCACCCTACTTTGCGGACTTCATGGGCGGACTGGCGGCACTCCTGGAAGGCTACAGTGACGACCAGTTGCGCACGATTGCCGATTTCTCCACGCGGGCCGCCCGGATTCAGCAGGAGGCTGCGGGCCGGCTGGCCAAGTCACCAGAGGCCGTGGAACACGTCTCGATCGTTTAG
- a CDS encoding GYD domain-containing protein, whose translation MDCIYYAFGETDVLGVFDIPDQSSAVALSLLINSTGAVDLHLTPLMTPEDIDAAAGKAPAYRAPGQ comes from the coding sequence TTGGATTGCATCTACTACGCGTTCGGTGAGACGGACGTCCTGGGGGTCTTCGACATACCCGATCAGTCCAGCGCCGTGGCCCTGTCCCTGCTGATCAATTCCACCGGCGCCGTGGATCTGCACCTTACGCCGCTCATGACGCCTGAGGACATCGACGCAGCAGCGGGCAAGGCGCCTGCCTACCGGGCACCCGGTCAGTAG
- a CDS encoding Lsr2 family protein — translation MAKRVITTLEDDLDGTEASETVRFSIDGAEYEIDLNEANAHELRQAINKYTAVARRSAGRPRSATRPVTGGSDTKAARAWAVANGIPVSARGRIHSEVMERYAAAH, via the coding sequence ATGGCAAAACGAGTAATAACCACGCTGGAAGATGACCTCGACGGCACTGAAGCGAGCGAGACAGTCCGATTCTCTATTGATGGCGCTGAGTATGAGATTGATCTCAATGAAGCCAATGCGCACGAACTCCGTCAGGCAATCAACAAATACACAGCTGTCGCACGCAGGTCTGCCGGACGTCCCCGCTCGGCAACCCGTCCCGTCACCGGCGGCAGCGACACCAAGGCTGCCCGCGCCTGGGCGGTTGCCAACGGAATTCCCGTCAGCGCCCGGGGCCGTATCCACTCCGAGGTCATGGAGCGCTACGCCGCTGCACACTAG